One Pleurocapsa sp. PCC 7327 DNA segment encodes these proteins:
- a CDS encoding acyl-CoA dehydrogenase, which yields MPIFLFLFLFLLLGYIGVPLWVWSLYLAAVLAAFNVPIWVWICFGIVAAVLNIPVLRRAIITSQVVKRIEALKLLPTISETERAAIEAGTVWVDGEFFSGSPNFQRLNSEPYPQISPELQAFLDGPVEQVCRMTTDWEIYSRKDFPPQVWDYLKQERFLGAIIPKEYGGLGFSSLDYSTVMMKLASRSFIYTATVGVTNSLGPAKLLLRYGTPEQKEYYLPRLARGEEIPCFALTEPNAGSDAASIVSEGIVFKGTDGKLYLRLNWKKRYITLGAIATLIGLAFRLRDPDNLLGKGEDVGITCALIPADTPGVVLERRHDPMGVPFYNSPLEGHDVIVSVDQIIGGVEQAGQGWKMLMQSLAAGRGISFPAACTGIAKLVTRVTGAYATVRHQFGLSIGRFEGIEEPLARIGGLTYLMEAGRIYTCGAVDKGEQPAVISAIAKYNFTELSRKIINDGMDILGGAGICRGPRNLLANIYTATPIPITVEGANILTRTMIIFGQGAIRCHPYIYAEIEALNQSDVAAFDRAFWHHLGWMVRNGFRAVLLNLSRGYLARSPVSGATAKYYRKLAWASATFAFLTDLALIFFGGTLKRREKLTGRFADILSWMYLGTATLRRFEAEGRQQSDLPLVHWAMQYAFAQIQQGFEGIFNNLPVLRELVAWWWRLNPIGTQPGDQLGSQIAQILQTPGLLRDRLTAGIHIPDDANEALGRLERAFLLSSQVEPVLKTIKAAIRAGKLSPQKPERLIAQALETSVISKQDIELIREAEAARNDAIQVDSFTLEEYRSDVKPIAVATKTPVQQQTRSMG from the coding sequence ATGCCTATATTCCTATTCCTGTTTCTTTTCCTATTGCTTGGCTATATCGGCGTTCCTCTTTGGGTATGGTCGTTGTATTTGGCAGCAGTTCTAGCAGCGTTTAATGTACCCATCTGGGTCTGGATCTGTTTTGGCATTGTGGCTGCTGTTTTGAATATTCCGGTGCTGCGACGTGCGATTATTACCTCTCAAGTTGTGAAAAGGATCGAAGCATTAAAACTATTGCCGACCATTTCGGAAACGGAACGGGCGGCAATTGAAGCGGGGACGGTGTGGGTGGATGGGGAGTTCTTTTCTGGCAGTCCCAATTTCCAACGCCTCAACAGCGAACCCTATCCCCAGATTTCGCCGGAACTTCAAGCATTTCTAGATGGTCCAGTCGAACAAGTCTGTCGCATGACAACCGATTGGGAAATTTACAGCCGCAAGGATTTTCCCCCCCAAGTATGGGACTATCTCAAACAAGAGCGCTTTTTGGGGGCGATAATTCCCAAGGAATATGGCGGGTTGGGCTTTTCCAGCTTGGATTACAGTACCGTGATGATGAAATTGGCATCGCGTTCTTTTATCTACACGGCAACCGTCGGCGTTACTAATTCTCTCGGTCCTGCCAAACTGTTACTTCGCTACGGCACTCCCGAACAGAAGGAATATTATCTGCCGCGACTGGCGCGAGGTGAGGAAATTCCTTGTTTTGCCCTGACCGAACCCAATGCTGGGTCGGATGCAGCCAGTATCGTTTCAGAGGGGATTGTGTTTAAAGGAACGGATGGCAAGCTTTATCTGCGCCTCAACTGGAAAAAACGTTACATCACCCTCGGCGCGATCGCGACTCTGATTGGATTAGCATTTAGACTGCGAGATCCTGACAATCTTCTCGGCAAAGGGGAAGATGTGGGGATTACCTGTGCTTTGATTCCTGCGGATACGCCGGGAGTCGTACTGGAAAGGCGACATGACCCAATGGGAGTACCTTTTTATAACTCTCCCCTTGAAGGGCATGATGTCATCGTGTCTGTTGACCAGATTATCGGCGGTGTCGAACAGGCGGGGCAAGGATGGAAAATGCTTATGCAATCCCTAGCGGCAGGTCGAGGGATTAGTTTTCCGGCTGCCTGTACTGGCATTGCCAAGCTGGTGACGCGAGTAACGGGGGCTTATGCAACGGTAAGGCATCAGTTTGGTCTTTCTATCGGTCGTTTTGAAGGCATTGAGGAACCTTTAGCCCGTATTGGCGGACTGACTTATCTGATGGAGGCTGGGCGGATTTATACTTGCGGCGCAGTCGATAAAGGGGAACAGCCTGCGGTAATTTCTGCGATCGCAAAATACAACTTCACCGAACTGTCGCGCAAAATTATCAATGATGGCATGGACATTCTCGGCGGGGCTGGCATTTGTCGGGGACCGAGAAACTTGCTGGCAAATATTTACACCGCAACCCCCATTCCCATCACGGTCGAAGGCGCAAATATCCTCACTCGCACGATGATTATCTTCGGTCAAGGGGCGATTCGCTGTCATCCCTATATCTATGCAGAAATCGAAGCGCTCAACCAGTCCGATGTTGCGGCTTTCGATCGCGCTTTCTGGCATCATCTCGGCTGGATGGTTCGCAATGGCTTCCGTGCCGTTCTCCTCAACCTTTCTCGCGGTTACTTGGCTCGTTCCCCAGTTTCTGGCGCTACAGCTAAATACTATCGCAAGTTGGCGTGGGCTTCGGCAACCTTTGCCTTCCTCACTGACCTAGCGCTCATTTTCTTCGGCGGTACGCTAAAGCGACGAGAAAAACTGACCGGACGATTTGCCGATATTCTTTCTTGGATGTATCTGGGGACTGCTACGCTGCGTCGGTTCGAGGCGGAAGGTCGCCAACAGTCAGATCTTCCCCTAGTCCACTGGGCGATGCAGTATGCTTTTGCCCAAATTCAACAAGGATTTGAAGGAATTTTTAACAATCTGCCCGTGCTTCGGGAACTTGTTGCTTGGTGGTGGCGACTGAATCCGATTGGAACTCAACCAGGCGACCAGCTTGGCAGCCAAATTGCCCAGATCCTGCAAACTCCTGGACTGCTGCGAGATAGACTCACCGCAGGCATTCATATTCCTGACGATGCAAACGAAGCCTTGGGACGATTAGAACGCGCCTTCCTGCTATCGTCTCAAGTCGAGCCAGTTCTCAAAACTATCAAAGCTGCCATCCGTGCTGGTAAACTGTCGCCGCAGAAACCCGAACGGTTAATAGCACAAGCTTTAGAGACTAGTGTCATTAGCAAGCAAGATATCGAGCTAATCCGTGAGGCAGAGGCTGCTCGCAACGATGCGATTCAGGTAGATTCGTTTACGTTAGAAGAGTATCGATCGGATGTCAAGCCGATCGCCGTGGCAACAAAAACTCCTGTACAGCAGCAAACTAGATCGATGGGATAG
- a CDS encoding alpha/beta fold hydrolase: MNLNVEVRGKGYPILCLHGHPGSGRSLSVFTNYLSKRFQTIAPDLRGYGKSRPNGHFEMNDHLTDLTALLERLKVDRCLLLGWSLGGILALELALRDTQRFSGLILIASAARPRGNHPPVGWQDFLYTGIAGIINYLKPGWQWNIEVFGVRSLFRYLLHQQTPLAYQYLASDGVSAYLQTSNAAQKALSKALRSGYNRLGDLNRIEIPCLVLAGAADKHITAESSQETAQHLKHCHWQCYPNTAHLFPWEIPAQVLQDIDSWLQKYPQATNNG; this comes from the coding sequence ATGAATCTCAACGTCGAAGTTCGAGGAAAAGGCTATCCTATTCTCTGCTTGCACGGTCATCCAGGTTCGGGTCGCAGCTTATCTGTCTTTACCAATTATTTATCAAAACGCTTTCAAACCATAGCGCCCGATTTACGAGGATATGGGAAAAGTCGTCCTAACGGTCACTTCGAGATGAACGACCATTTAACCGATTTGACGGCACTTTTAGAGCGATTAAAAGTCGATCGCTGCTTGCTGTTGGGATGGTCGTTAGGCGGAATCCTCGCCCTAGAATTAGCCCTCCGAGATACCCAACGGTTTAGCGGTCTGATTTTGATTGCTTCTGCCGCACGTCCTCGCGGCAATCATCCTCCCGTAGGTTGGCAGGATTTCCTTTATACTGGAATCGCTGGCATTATCAATTACCTCAAACCCGGTTGGCAGTGGAATATAGAGGTTTTTGGAGTGCGATCGCTCTTTCGCTACCTCCTGCACCAACAAACCCCTCTTGCCTATCAATACCTCGCCTCCGACGGAGTTTCCGCCTATCTGCAAACTTCTAATGCCGCCCAAAAAGCGCTTTCTAAAGCGCTCAGATCGGGATACAATCGCTTGGGAGATCTAAACCGGATTGAAATTCCTTGTCTCGTGCTCGCAGGTGCCGCAGATAAACATATCACGGCTGAATCGAGTCAGGAAACCGCCCAACATCTCAAGCATTGTCACTGGCAATGCTATCCGAATACAGCCCATCTATTTCCTTGGGAAATTCCTGCTCAAGTCCTTCAAGATATAGACAGTTGGCTGCAAAAGTATCCTCAAGCGACCAACAACGGCTGA
- a CDS encoding aspartate aminotransferase — MSVNWISRADRLKALPTYVFARLDELKARAREQGLDLIDLGMGNPDGFAPEPVIEAAIESLGKPQTHGYPPFEGTASFRRAITNWYKRCYDVDLDPDSEALPLLGSKEGLTHLALAYINPGDLVLVPSPSYPPHFRGPLIAGGKIYPLMLKAEKDWLIELSAIPEEVARQAKILYFNYPSNPTTATAPREFFEEVVAFACHYEIMLVHDLCYAELAFDGYQPTSLLQIPGAKEIGVEFHTLSKTYNMAGWRVGFVVGNSDIIQGLRTLKTNLDYGIFAAIQTAAETALQLPDSHIKQVQDRYRERRDFLIQGLAELGWNIPLSKATMYLWVPCPVGINSADFALDVLQKTGVVVTPGNAFGEGGEGYVRISLIADRDRLGEALLRLKQAGIRYQPEVFA, encoded by the coding sequence ATGAGTGTAAATTGGATTAGCCGTGCCGATCGCCTGAAAGCATTACCGACTTATGTTTTTGCTCGTCTTGACGAACTCAAAGCACGAGCGAGAGAACAGGGACTAGATTTGATCGATTTAGGGATGGGCAATCCAGATGGATTTGCGCCTGAACCAGTAATTGAGGCGGCGATCGAGTCTCTTGGAAAACCCCAAACCCACGGCTATCCTCCCTTTGAAGGCACGGCTAGCTTCCGTCGTGCCATCACCAATTGGTACAAACGTTGCTACGATGTCGATCTCGATCCCGATAGCGAAGCCTTACCCCTACTAGGATCGAAGGAAGGACTCACTCACCTCGCCCTTGCCTATATCAACCCAGGCGATCTCGTTCTCGTTCCCAGTCCTTCTTATCCGCCTCATTTTCGCGGTCCCTTGATTGCTGGCGGCAAAATCTATCCCTTAATGCTAAAAGCGGAAAAAGACTGGTTAATCGAGCTGTCTGCGATTCCAGAGGAAGTGGCGCGACAAGCAAAGATTCTCTACTTCAACTATCCCAGCAATCCTACGACGGCGACTGCTCCTAGAGAATTTTTTGAAGAAGTCGTCGCTTTTGCTTGCCACTACGAAATCATGCTCGTACACGATCTCTGTTACGCAGAGTTGGCATTTGACGGCTATCAACCTACCAGTTTATTACAAATTCCCGGCGCAAAAGAAATCGGGGTTGAATTTCATACCTTGTCCAAAACTTACAATATGGCAGGCTGGCGCGTGGGATTTGTGGTCGGAAATTCGGACATTATTCAAGGTTTGCGCACTCTAAAAACCAACCTCGATTACGGCATTTTTGCTGCTATTCAAACCGCAGCCGAAACCGCTTTGCAATTACCAGACAGTCATATCAAACAAGTGCAAGATCGCTATCGCGAACGTCGCGATTTTCTCATCCAAGGATTGGCAGAATTGGGTTGGAATATTCCTCTTTCTAAAGCCACGATGTATCTGTGGGTACCTTGTCCGGTGGGCATAAATTCTGCGGATTTTGCCCTCGATGTTTTACAGAAAACCGGAGTCGTGGTGACTCCTGGGAATGCTTTTGGCGAAGGAGGGGAAGGATATGTAAGAATTAGTTTAATTGCCGATCGCGATCGCTTGGGAGAAGCATTGCTCCGTCTCAAGCAAGCGGGAATTCGCTATCAACCTGAAGTGTTTGCTTAA
- a CDS encoding 3-hydroxyacyl-CoA dehydrogenase/enoyl-CoA hydratase family protein: protein MWKPFRTVAVLGAGVMGSQIAAHLANAGLTVHLLDLAAETGKKNDLVEASFKKALKLSPPILFTEKTARRIILGNFDEHFHRLAEVDWAIEAVVENLEIKQQLMERLESVVREDTVISTNTSGLPIGAIANGRSDAFRKRFLGTHFFNPPRYLKLLELIPTPDTDPQVLQRMQWFGRLHLGKGVVMAKDTPNFIANRIGMYVTMQGIRALTEEGYTIEEVDTLTGTIAGRPKSGTFRTIDLVGLDTLVYVAKHLYPAIPHDESREILRVPELLDKLVKAKALGTKTGQGFYKKQGKEILSLNRETLTYEPAKPLNLGDIDAIAKIRDLGDRLRALYRDPGRAGAFFRRSTLEMLGYCARRIPEIANSPAEIDRAMRWGFNWELGPFEIWDALGFDVILADMEAAGIVVPGWVEKMRYEGITGFYRTEIGKHQGAEREVCRGEACFTSGVVMSDRGPILLETPTDEIHLGVIKADSNRTLWQNPEAALLDLGDGVVLYEFRSKGNTVSQKVIEGLAEVLDLLETREFRGMVIGNGSANFSAGANLAEMGMAAQSGNFDAIANLLVKFQNLMQRIQYFPKPIVAAVQGRALGGGCEVVMACPQVVAAAESYIGLVELGVGLIPAGGGTTRMTIWAAQRAATDSPGDIAPFLKQVFETIGMAKVSNSAYEAQELGFLSPQARIVMNGDRLLFVAKEEVLRLDREGYTPPPERKAFMVLGRPARAMLEHGAYILQQGGFISEYDRYLANRLAYVMTGGDLSVPSLVDENYLLQLEREVFVPLLSQPKTQERIAHMLETKKPLRN from the coding sequence ATGTGGAAGCCATTCCGAACGGTTGCCGTTCTCGGTGCGGGCGTGATGGGAAGCCAAATCGCAGCTCACCTCGCCAATGCAGGTCTGACAGTTCATCTGCTCGATCTTGCCGCTGAGACGGGCAAGAAAAACGATTTGGTGGAAGCCTCCTTCAAAAAGGCTCTCAAATTATCTCCGCCGATTTTATTTACCGAAAAAACCGCCCGTCGCATTATTCTGGGCAATTTTGACGAACATTTTCATCGCCTTGCCGAGGTCGATTGGGCGATCGAAGCGGTAGTAGAAAATCTGGAAATCAAGCAGCAGTTGATGGAACGATTGGAGAGTGTCGTCCGCGAAGATACCGTCATTTCTACCAATACTAGCGGGTTGCCCATCGGCGCGATCGCCAACGGGCGATCGGATGCTTTCCGCAAACGATTCTTGGGCACGCACTTTTTCAATCCGCCTCGCTATCTCAAGCTACTCGAACTCATTCCCACACCCGATACCGATCCGCAGGTACTCCAACGAATGCAGTGGTTCGGGCGGCTGCACCTGGGGAAAGGGGTAGTAATGGCAAAAGATACCCCCAACTTTATCGCCAATCGCATCGGGATGTACGTGACGATGCAGGGGATACGAGCCTTGACAGAGGAAGGATATACCATTGAGGAAGTCGATACCTTGACGGGGACGATCGCGGGACGACCGAAGTCGGGAACGTTCCGGACGATAGATTTAGTGGGACTCGATACCCTAGTCTATGTCGCCAAGCATCTCTACCCCGCCATTCCCCACGATGAAAGTCGGGAGATCCTTCGCGTTCCCGAACTACTGGATAAACTTGTAAAAGCTAAGGCACTCGGCACAAAAACAGGTCAGGGCTTTTACAAAAAGCAAGGGAAAGAAATTCTTTCCCTCAATCGAGAAACTCTCACCTACGAGCCAGCAAAACCCCTGAATTTGGGCGATATCGATGCCATTGCTAAAATTCGCGATTTAGGCGATCGCCTGCGGGCACTCTATCGCGATCCGGGGCGTGCGGGTGCTTTCTTCCGTCGCTCCACCTTAGAAATGCTAGGCTATTGCGCTCGCCGCATTCCCGAAATTGCCAACAGTCCCGCCGAGATCGATCGCGCCATGCGCTGGGGATTTAATTGGGAACTCGGTCCCTTTGAAATCTGGGATGCTCTTGGGTTCGATGTCATCCTGGCAGATATGGAAGCCGCTGGAATCGTCGTGCCAGGATGGGTCGAAAAAATGCGCTACGAGGGGATAACGGGCTTTTACCGCACCGAAATCGGCAAGCACCAAGGCGCAGAGCGAGAAGTCTGTCGGGGAGAAGCCTGCTTCACCTCCGGAGTGGTTATGTCCGATCGCGGCCCTATTCTTTTAGAAACGCCTACAGATGAAATCCATTTGGGCGTTATTAAAGCCGACTCAAACCGCACCCTTTGGCAAAACCCAGAAGCAGCCTTGCTGGACTTGGGTGATGGGGTAGTCTTGTACGAGTTCCGCTCCAAAGGCAATACCGTGAGCCAAAAGGTAATAGAGGGATTAGCCGAAGTGCTCGATCTCCTCGAAACTAGGGAGTTTCGCGGCATGGTTATCGGCAACGGCAGTGCTAATTTCTCCGCTGGAGCCAATCTGGCAGAAATGGGAATGGCAGCGCAGTCGGGCAATTTCGACGCGATCGCGAATCTGCTCGTCAAGTTTCAAAACCTGATGCAGCGAATTCAATATTTCCCCAAACCCATCGTCGCTGCGGTGCAGGGACGGGCGCTCGGTGGCGGTTGCGAGGTAGTCATGGCATGTCCGCAGGTAGTAGCAGCGGCAGAAAGCTATATCGGATTGGTGGAACTCGGCGTAGGACTCATTCCTGCGGGTGGCGGCACCACGCGCATGACAATTTGGGCGGCACAACGAGCCGCGACGGACTCTCCCGGCGATATTGCGCCTTTCCTCAAACAAGTCTTTGAAACCATCGGCATGGCAAAGGTGTCCAATAGTGCCTACGAAGCGCAAGAGCTTGGCTTCCTTTCGCCCCAGGCAAGGATTGTCATGAATGGCGATCGCCTCTTATTTGTCGCCAAAGAAGAGGTGTTGCGTCTCGATCGCGAAGGCTATACGCCGCCCCCCGAACGCAAAGCCTTCATGGTGCTGGGTCGTCCTGCCAGGGCAATGCTAGAGCATGGCGCTTACATCTTACAACAGGGCGGCTTCATTAGCGAATACGATCGCTATCTCGCCAATCGCTTGGCTTATGTTATGACGGGTGGAGATTTGTCCGTTCCTTCTTTAGTAGATGAAAACTACCTGCTGCAATTAGAGCGGGAGGTGTTTGTGCCCCTTCTCAGTCAACCCAAAACCCAAGAGCGAATTGCTCACATGCTCGAGACTAAAAAACCTCTACGGAATTAG
- a CDS encoding acetyl-CoA C-acyltransferase, which produces MKEAYIVCSVRTAIGKAPRGTLRNVRPDDMGAVVVKEAIARVKNLDPVRIDDVIFGCAFPEAEQGFNLGRTIAQRAGLPDAVAGLTINRFCASGLQAIAMATGAIMTGQAEVVVAGGTESMSLIPMGGHDLLPNPDLLAQKPEVYMTMGLTAENVARQYRISREEQDAFALRSHQRALDAIGQGRFAEEIVPVPVKETHYIDGKPQSMEKVFQVDEGPRPDTSLEALANLQPVFRVGGTVTAGNSSQTSDGAAATVIMSDRMVNELGVQPLGRLLGYVVAGVPPEIMGIGPIEAVPKVLKQVGLTLDDIGLIELNEAFAVQSLAVIRKLGLNEDIVNVNGGAIALGHPLGCTGAKLTATLLHEMKRRGIRYGLVTMCVGGGMGVAGVIENLSSS; this is translated from the coding sequence ATGAAAGAAGCTTATATTGTCTGCAGCGTCAGGACTGCTATTGGAAAAGCACCGCGCGGGACGCTACGCAACGTTCGCCCGGACGATATGGGAGCAGTTGTTGTTAAAGAAGCGATCGCGCGAGTGAAAAATCTCGATCCGGTACGCATCGATGATGTCATCTTTGGCTGTGCCTTTCCCGAAGCAGAACAGGGATTCAATCTGGGACGGACGATCGCTCAGCGAGCAGGATTGCCCGATGCGGTGGCAGGCTTGACAATTAATCGCTTTTGTGCATCTGGACTGCAAGCAATTGCCATGGCAACTGGGGCGATTATGACCGGACAGGCAGAGGTAGTAGTGGCAGGGGGAACCGAATCGATGAGTTTGATTCCCATGGGAGGACACGATCTCTTGCCCAACCCAGATCTTCTGGCACAAAAGCCAGAGGTATACATGACCATGGGTCTCACAGCAGAAAATGTCGCGCGGCAATATCGGATTTCTCGCGAAGAACAAGATGCCTTTGCCCTGCGATCGCACCAACGCGCCTTGGACGCAATTGGGCAAGGTCGTTTTGCCGAGGAAATCGTCCCGGTTCCCGTAAAAGAAACGCACTACATCGATGGCAAACCGCAGTCGATGGAGAAAGTTTTTCAGGTGGATGAGGGTCCTCGTCCCGATACCAGTCTGGAAGCTTTGGCTAATTTGCAACCCGTGTTTCGCGTCGGCGGTACGGTGACGGCGGGCAACTCATCCCAAACTTCTGATGGTGCAGCGGCGACAGTCATCATGAGCGATCGCATGGTTAACGAACTCGGCGTGCAACCCTTGGGGCGATTGTTGGGGTATGTCGTTGCGGGCGTTCCGCCAGAGATTATGGGCATCGGACCGATAGAAGCGGTGCCGAAAGTCCTCAAGCAGGTAGGGCTGACGCTGGACGACATCGGTTTGATCGAATTGAATGAAGCCTTTGCCGTTCAATCTCTCGCTGTTATTCGCAAACTTGGTCTTAACGAAGATATTGTCAATGTTAATGGAGGTGCGATCGCGCTGGGTCATCCTTTGGGATGTACGGGTGCGAAACTGACAGCAACTTTATTGCATGAAATGAAGCGTCGCGGCATTCGCTACGGTCTGGTTACCATGTGCGTTGGTGGCGGCATGGGTGTAGCAGGGGTGATTGAGAATTTGTCATCTTCCTAA
- a CDS encoding protein-glutamate O-methyltransferase CheR produces MLSQTNCAIAQQKSDSMKDCECVRFLQEILPKLHLRWSGFRRVRQQVCKRLKHRIKELELEDFSSYSVYLATHAEEWSVVDACCRITISRFYRDSRVFAQLTQELIALARLATERGDKSLCCWSAGCASGEEVYTLKLIEHFCLARSQFYLPLDILATDIDEYLLSRASQGCYKLGTLKELPQEWIAEAFTINSEQYCIKPIFKERIRFDRQDIRKEMPNGSFHLILCRNLVFTYFEPTLQREILQQICDRLLANGILLIGKRESLPSDWIESQLLPGSGDDLYRKIGIAQSKYERGDR; encoded by the coding sequence ATGTTATCTCAAACAAACTGCGCGATCGCTCAACAAAAATCTGACTCAATGAAAGATTGCGAATGCGTCCGCTTTTTACAGGAAATCCTCCCTAAATTACACTTGCGTTGGTCGGGGTTTCGGCGAGTGCGCCAGCAAGTCTGCAAGCGGTTGAAACATCGCATCAAAGAATTAGAACTAGAAGACTTTTCCAGTTACTCTGTCTATCTCGCTACTCATGCTGAAGAATGGTCAGTGGTAGATGCTTGCTGCCGAATCACTATTTCTCGTTTTTATCGAGATTCGCGGGTATTCGCGCAATTAACCCAGGAACTAATCGCTTTGGCGCGGTTGGCTACTGAAAGGGGCGACAAAAGCCTTTGTTGCTGGAGTGCTGGCTGTGCTTCAGGAGAAGAAGTTTATACGCTCAAACTTATCGAACATTTCTGTTTGGCGCGATCGCAATTCTATTTGCCTTTAGACATCTTGGCAACTGATATTGATGAATATTTGCTCTCAAGAGCGAGTCAAGGTTGTTATAAACTAGGAACGCTCAAGGAACTCCCTCAAGAATGGATCGCAGAAGCTTTTACTATCAACAGCGAGCAATATTGCATCAAGCCTATCTTTAAGGAAAGAATTCGCTTCGATCGCCAAGATATCCGAAAGGAGATGCCAAATGGCTCTTTTCACCTCATTTTATGCCGAAATTTAGTTTTCACCTATTTCGAGCCAACCTTACAACGGGAAATCCTGCAACAAATTTGCGATCGCTTGCTTGCCAATGGAATCCTCCTCATCGGCAAGCGAGAATCTTTACCTTCCGATTGGATTGAAAGTCAACTTTTGCCAGGATCGGGGGACGATCTTTATCGAAAAATCGGCATTGCCCAATCTAAATACGAACGAGGCGATCGATAA
- the gshA gene encoding glutamate--cysteine ligase has protein sequence MLLSKGFEVEMYTGTPEGDIVGLSDRIVRDLEGFVREPDSRNVEYTTAPLCCYDRLLCAILRPRRQLRKYLQKIGNYTLIPGSTLSLGGSDRFYRSDPHNPYHDYIEQTYGTTVVTASIHMNVGIDDPEDLLQACRLIRVEAPLYLALSASSPFFDGKATGYHSTRWHIFPKTPAQIPFFESHDHFIRWTEEQLAKGTMQNVRHLWSSVRPNGDRRPYCLNRLELRICDLITNPISLLAVMALLEARLTQLLRDPSLDPLQLSQLPAATRAQDLIAITDANEEAAAHWSLDAQLRHWQDGRKILARDWIEEIYQEVLPIAKQRGIACFLSPVKKILQEGNQAQQWMQQYEAGWDIRSIITRTIQTTELQEQELEHKLCQPLLVA, from the coding sequence GTGCTGCTATCAAAAGGATTTGAAGTCGAAATGTATACTGGCACTCCCGAAGGCGATATCGTCGGGTTGTCAGATCGCATCGTTAGAGACCTAGAGGGGTTTGTGCGAGAGCCAGACAGTCGCAACGTAGAATATACGACTGCACCCCTGTGTTGCTACGATCGCCTTTTATGCGCCATTCTGCGACCCCGGCGGCAGCTTAGAAAATATTTACAAAAAATCGGTAACTACACGCTAATTCCCGGCAGCACGTTATCTTTGGGAGGGAGCGATCGCTTTTACCGTTCCGATCCCCACAATCCCTATCACGACTACATCGAGCAAACCTATGGAACCACGGTCGTCACCGCCAGCATTCACATGAATGTAGGAATCGACGACCCAGAAGATTTACTGCAAGCTTGTCGCCTCATTCGCGTCGAAGCCCCTCTCTATCTTGCTCTGAGCGCCTCTTCTCCTTTTTTTGACGGCAAAGCGACTGGTTATCACTCGACTCGCTGGCACATCTTTCCTAAAACCCCTGCCCAGATCCCGTTCTTTGAGAGTCACGATCACTTTATCCGCTGGACGGAAGAACAACTAGCTAAGGGAACAATGCAAAACGTTCGCCATCTGTGGTCGTCAGTGCGCCCCAATGGCGATCGCCGTCCCTACTGCCTCAATCGCTTAGAATTAAGAATCTGCGATTTAATTACCAATCCCATTTCTCTGTTGGCAGTGATGGCATTGTTAGAAGCTCGTCTCACCCAACTGTTGCGAGATCCCAGTCTCGATCCCTTACAACTCAGCCAATTGCCTGCGGCGACTCGTGCACAAGATTTAATCGCTATTACCGATGCAAACGAAGAAGCTGCCGCCCATTGGAGTCTGGACGCGCAACTCCGACATTGGCAAGATGGTCGTAAAATCCTCGCTAGGGATTGGATCGAGGAAATTTATCAAGAAGTCTTGCCAATTGCCAAACAACGGGGTATTGCTTGTTTTCTCTCGCCCGTGAAGAAAATTCTGCAGGAGGGCAATCAAGCTCAACAATGGATGCAGCAATACGAAGCGGGATGGGATATCCGTTCGATTATAACTCGTACCATTCAAACAACAGAGCTACAAGAGCAAGAACTCGAACACAAGTTATGTCAGCCGTTGTTGGTCGCTTGA
- a CDS encoding DUF3574 domain-containing protein, translating to MKTRLNRLGILFFISLLLTGAIAPYSKIQETTAVSAVEANSQILIKDELYFGTSLPQGKQITEVQWQQFLNDEITPHFREGLTVLEGYGQYLNSSGTILREKNKMLILLYEPSFEKEQAIRAIIKKYKQQFEQESVLRITSKVRATF from the coding sequence ATGAAGACTCGACTCAACCGTCTGGGAATTCTGTTTTTTATCAGTTTATTGTTAACTGGCGCGATCGCTCCGTATTCAAAAATTCAAGAAACTACTGCTGTCTCTGCGGTTGAGGCTAACTCTCAGATCTTAATCAAAGATGAGTTGTATTTTGGTACCTCTTTGCCACAGGGGAAACAAATAACGGAAGTTCAATGGCAGCAATTTTTGAATGACGAGATTACGCCGCATTTTCGAGAAGGATTAACGGTTTTAGAGGGTTACGGACAGTATTTAAACTCCTCTGGAACGATACTGAGAGAAAAAAACAAGATGTTAATCTTACTCTATGAACCCAGTTTTGAGAAGGAGCAAGCCATTCGAGCAATTATTAAAAAATATAAACAACAATTCGAGCAAGAGTCAGTTCTGCGCATTACCAGTAAAGTTCGGGCTACTTTTTAG